The genomic DNA AAGTATTCCGCGCATACCGTCAAGGCCTACGGGATCGATATCCGTCAATTCTGCCGCTATTTTTCCGAAAACAAACTCCCGGTCAATGCGAACACGATCCGCGATTTCCTGGCATCCGTCTTTTCTCAAAGGAAAAACAAGGCCACGCTGGCCCGCAAAATTTATGCGGTCAAATCCTTCTACGCCTACCTGGTCAGGACCGGGGTGCTGAAGAGCAATCCGCTGGAGGGCACGGGCACGCCCAAGCTCGACCGCAAAATACCGCAGATCCTGACCGAAGGCGAGATGATGGAATTTCTCGACGCCTTGCCCGAAAAAAATTTTTTGCAACTGCGCAACAAGGCGCTTTTCGAGTTTTTGTACGCCACCGGCCTGCGCATTTCGGAATTGACCGAATTGAAAATCATTGACGTCCATTTCGGCGAACGGCTGGTGCGGGTCATGGGCAAGGGGAAAAAGGAGCGGCTCGTCCCCTTCCACGAACAGGCGGCCGGGGTGTTAACGCGCTATTTGCAGTGCCTGCGCAGCGACAAACGCTACCAGGGCGAACGGGTCTTCGTCAACGCCCGGGGCGGAGCCCTCAGCCAGCGTTCGGTGGAGCGCATCCTGCCGCAGGTCTACCGGCTGCTGAGCGGCTCCCAGCGTCCGATCTATCCCCACCTGCTGCGCCATTCGTTCGCCACCCACCTGCTGCAGCGCGGGGCGAACCTGCGCGTCATCCAGGAATTGCTGGGGCACGCCAACCTGGCCACCACCGAAAAATACACGACCTTGAATTTTGGCGACCTGCTCAAAACCTATAAGAAATTTCATCCCCGGGAAAATCCATGAAGCGCAAATGGCTTTTTTTTCTGCTGAAGTTCGTTTTCGGCTTCGGCCTGCTGTTCTATCTTGTGTTTTTCAGCGCCAAGCCGCGGGAAATCATCGTTGTTTTCAGCCACGCTTTCTGGCCCATGGCCCTGCTGGCTTTTTCCCTGCACAGTCTCGGCCTGTATTTTTCGGCCAAGCGCTGGAAGCTCATCCTCGATGAAAAAGGGGGCGGTTTTTCTTTCTGGCAATTGATCCAGTCGCTGCTGGTGGGGACTTTTTTCAATCATTTCCTGCCGACGCGGTTCGGCGGTGATGTCGTCAGGATCAGGGATACGCGCCACATCGAGCAGGGGCTGACCGCGTCGCTGGCGGTGGTGGTCTACGAGCGCATGAGCGGCATCGTGGCCCTGCTGTTGATGGCCATGTTTTCGTCGTTTTTAAAAATCGGCTTCATCAAGGAGCTTCCCCTGCTTTACGTTTCCCTGCTGGTCAGCATGGCCGGGATTGCGGTGTTGTGGCTGGCCTGGAAAATATTGCCGCGGGGATTCCTGGCCGGCATCGGCTGCCGGCGCCCGTGGCTGCAGAACGTCCTGTTGAAACTGGACATGTTCCACGGCATCATCCTCGATTTCCTGCAGCACAAACGCCTGTCGCAGAAGGTCTTCGGCTGGGCGTTCATCCTGCAGCTCAACGTGGTTGTTCATTATTTTTTCATCGGCCAGGCGCTGAAGATGACGCGCATCCCTTTCCTCGACTACTTTTTCTCCATTCCGATCCTGCTGTTCATCCTTTCCTTCCCGGTGTCGATCAACGGCATCGGCGTGCGCGATTTTTTCCTGATCAAGCTTTTCGTCTATTACGGCTATCCGGCTTCCTACGCCATCGCTTTTTCCATGCTCGATGTCGCCTTTAACCTGCTGCTGGGAATCGTCGGCGGCCTGATCTACATTTTTCGTAAAAAATGAAGCGAACGCTCATTACCATGGCCGTCGCCTGGGCGCTGATCTTTTCCAGCTCCCAGGAAAAACTGCGCGACATCAACCTCGAAATCCAGAAACTGACCGACCAGCTCGCAGCCAGCCGCCAGGAAAAGGCATCCATTTTGAATGACATTTACACCCTGGAACTGGAGATGGACGTGGCCGCCATCGAGGTGAACAAGCTCAATTTGCTGCTTTCCGACACCCAGGAAAAAATCGATCTCAAGCAAAAGGAAGAAGCCGAGCTGCGGGAAAAAGTCGCGCGCTCCCAGGAAAACGTCAAACGCATCCTGCGGGTCTTGTACAAGATGGGCGAACTGGGCTATGTCAAACTCTTCATCCAGATCGGAAACCTGGATCAACTGTTCAGGAATTACCGTCTGATCGTGGCCTTGATGGAGGACCGCGTGATTGAGATCAAGACCATCCGCCAGGGCATCGCCCGGCTGCAGAAAATCAAGGCCGAGCTGAAGACCGAGTTGGACCGCCTGTCCGGCTTGAAGGGCGAAAAGGCGGCCAAGCTGGGCCGCTTGAACCGATTGAAACAGGACAAGCTGGCCGTTATTTCCAGGATCAACCGTCAGCGCGACCTGAACGCCCAGCTGCTGGAGGAACTGAAAGAGGAAGAAGCGAAGCTGACCGATTTTCTGAATCAGAAAAGCGGATCGTTGGCGGCCGATAAAGTCAATTTCGCTTCCCGGCGCGGCAAACTGGCCTGGCCGCTCCAGGGCGACATCATCTCCGCCTTCGGGAAAAAAAAGAGCTCCCGCTTCAACACCTATACCTTCAACAACGGCATCGAGATCAAACCGCTGCATGGCGACGAAATCAAGGCAGTCCATGGCGGCGAGATTATTTTTTGCGACTACTTCAAGGGCTACGGGAATTTGCTGATCATCCAGCACCCGGGGAATTTCCATTCTCTCTACGGCCATTGCGAAAAATTTTTCAAAAAGCAGGGCGACCCGGTCGAACCCGGCGAAACGATCGCCCTGGCCGGCAATTCGGGCTCCTTGTACGGAAAATCCCTGTATTTTGAAATCAGGCAGAGCCTGAAGCCTCAGGACCCGTTGTCGTGGCTCGAGAAAAAGTGATAGAATCGCACCTTACGCCAGCAGAATGAAAAGCAAAAAAAAGAGCTCCAGCCATGCGGCGCCCAGGGCGGCCGCGATCTCCTTCATTATTTTCATCGTCGTCGCCCTGGCCACGGTGGTGCTGCTCGAATTTCTCGATTACCGGGCCGGCCGGTATTCGCTGATTTTCACCAAAGTCATTCCCTTGCGGCAAGCGCTGGGGACGAGCGACAAGTTCGACCGCGAATGGACCGAAACCCTGGTCCGCGACAAGGTCGAATTTGATTTTTTCAAGGACCGGGAGGGGATCGTCCATTTCAAGATCAAGGTGGCCGATGCCAACTACCTCCCCCTGGCAAAGGAACTCCATCAGCTGGTGGAAAAATACCGCGGCCTGTCCCGCCTGAGCGAGGTCCAAGGCATGAAGGAGCAGACCATTTATCTGTACCAGGTCCGCTTTGACCGGCAGCTCACCCATGTCATCCTGTTGAGCCGAAATTTTGCGAAGGCGGCTGAAGGCCCGGCCAAGGTCGAAGCGCCCGCTGCGGCGGTAAAAGCAAGCGCGACGAGCAAAAGTCCCCGCCTGGCCTTGATCATCGATGATGTCGGCTACACCGATTCGCTGGCCGAGCAATTGCGCGACCTGAACATCCCCCTGACCGCGGCCGTCATCCCCTCGGCTCCTTACGCCCTCGGCCAAGCCGAAAGGATACATGCCTACGGCCTGGAGGAGATCATCCATTTGCCGATGCAGCCTCAGGACCCGGCCAATCACCATCCCCGCGACGAGTTCGTCCTGAGCGATTCGAGCCCGGCCGAGATCGCCGCCCTGATCGAAAATGCCCAAGCCATGGTTCCCTACGCCCGCGGCATGAACAATCACATGGGCTCGCTGATCACTTCCGACCCCGAGGCGATGCAACGGGTGCTGGAACTGGTGAAAAAGACCGGACTGTTCTTCATCGATTCCAAGACCACTTATGAAACCGTCGCCTTTGCTCTGGCCCGGAGAATGCAGATCAAGACCGCCATCCGCGATATTTTTCTCGACGACGAGCAGAACTACATGTACACGAGCAACCAGATAAAAAACCTGGTCGAGCTGGCCCGCAAGAACGGGCATGCCCTGGCCATCGGCCATCCGTTCGCCTCGACTTTGGCCGCCCTGCGCGACGCCGTTCCCTGGCTGAAGCAGCAGAAAGTCGGGATCGTCTTTGCATCGCATCTCCTGGAATAATTCTTTCAATCAACTATTCATCCTCACTATGGTATGATGGGACAAAGGAGCAGGGGGGCGGCAACCGCCCATTTCCAGTCTGCGGCCGACCTGTGCGCTGTACAAGGAGGTGCGGAATGAAAGCACACGAAATAGGGTATCAAATTTATGGCGACGATATGCAGGTGGTGGAAGTGGAGCTGGATCCGGGCGAGACGGTGGTGGCCGAAGCCGGGGCCATGAACTGGATGGAAGATGGCATCACCTTCGAAACCAAGCTGGGCGACGGCTCCAAGCCCGAGGCCGGTCTGCTGGACAAGCTCCTGCAGGCAGCCAAGCGCACCATGACCGGCGAATCCATCTTTATGACCCACTTCAGTAACAGCGGCAGCACCAAGAAGCGCGTGGCCTTCGCCGCCCCCTATCCGGGCAAGATCGTCCCCATCGATCTGGCCGCCCAGGGCGGTGAACTGCTTTGCCAGAAGGACGCATTTTTGTGTGCCGCCCTGGGCATTGGCATCAACATCGCTTTCACCAAGCGCTTCGGTGCCGGCCTTTTCGGCGGCGAGGGCTTCATCCTGCAGCGTCTGCAAGGCGACGGCATGGTGTTTGTCCATGCCGGGGGAACGATCATCGAAAAGGAATTGAACAACGAGACCATCCGTGTTGACACCGGCTGCATCGTCGCCTTCACGCCGGCACTGGATTACGACATCGAAATGGCAGGCAATCTAAAATCCATGTTCTTCGGAGGTGAGGGCTTGTTCCTGGCCACGCTGAAGGGACGGGGTAAACTGTATCTCCAGACCCTGCCTTTCTCGCGGCTGGCTGACCGCATCATCAGTGCTTCCAAAGTCGGCTTGGGCCGTCAGAAGGATGAGGGGTCAGTGCTGGGTTCGCTGGGCAAGATTATCGGCGGCAAATAGTGTGACACGGCCTGGATGGTCCTGGCCGTCCAAAGGACAGGAAGGCTAGGTTGACAACAAACGTTTTTAGTAATAAAATAAGTATTCCAGTCAGGAGGAAAAATGGCATTAACAATTAATGATACCTGTATCAGTTGCGGCGCTTGCGAAGCGGTGTGTCCGACCAGTGCGATCTCCCAGGGCGACCAGTTTTACGTGATCGACGCCAGCAAGTGCGTCGAGTGCAAGGGCCATTTTGACGAACCCCAGTGCGCCTCGGTTTGCCCTACCGATTCCTGCGTTAAATAAATTTCTCAGTTTTTAAAATTATCCCCGGCCGCAGAATGGGCGGCACGGGCATAAGATGTGATTTTGGACGATCTAAAAACCAACCCGTTTAAAAAGTACGCCGTTAATTTCCTGCTGTTTTTCCTGACCCTGCTCGCCACCTTGGTCATCGGCGTTCAATACCATATCAGTTATCACTCGCTCACCCTTCCTGCCGGAAGCGGTTTTTTCACTTTTCTTTGGCGCCACCCGGCCGCCTGGCTGTGGGGCTTCGCCTATTCTTTTTCATTGCTGGGGATCCTGCTTGTCCATGAGCTGGGTCATTTTTTTGCCTGCCGTTTTCACCGCATCGAGGCCACCCTGCCGTTCTTTATTCCCGCCCCGACCCTGATCGGCACTTTTGGCGCATTTATCAAGATCAAATCGCCGTTTTCTTCCAAAAAAGCCCTTTTCGATGTGGGCCTGGCCGGTCCCCTGGCCGGATTTCTGGCGGCGCTGCCGGTTATATTCGCCGGCATTTCCCTTTCGCGGATCGTTCCAAAGGAATCGCTGCCAGCGGGCATTTCTCTGGGCGAACCGCTAATTTTCAAGCTGATCACCTGGCTCGTTCTAGGCCCGGCCGCCGCCCGTCAGGACATCCTGGTTCATCCCATGGCCTTTGCGGGCTGGTTCGGGCTTTTGGCCACCGCCTTCAATCTTTTCCCCATCGGCCAGCTCGACGGCGGCCATATCCTTCATGCTTTGGTCGGAAAAAAGTCATACCATGCCGGAGTGGCCTCGATCGTCATCATCGTGGTGCTGGGGATCTTCTGCTGGCAGGGGTGGCTTTTTTGGGCGCTGATCGTCACCATGGTCGGCTTGCGTCATCCTCCGATTTACGATGATGAAAAAATCGACACTAAGCGGAAAATCCTGGCCGGGCTTGCCCTGCTCATCTTCGTGCTTTCCTTCACCCCGGCGCCCATCGTGCTGGCCCCATAAACCGGGAAATGGCTTTGAAAATCGCCGGCGCCTGTGCTATGATTTCCTGATGAAGAAGGCCTTTGACCGCTATATCCTCAAGGAAATCGCCTCTCCATTCGCCGTCGGACTGCTGGTTTACACCCTCACCCTGCTGACCAATCAAATCCTCCTCCTTTCCAAGACCCTGATCGCCAAGGGCGCCAGCGCCGGCATGGTTTTCAAGATTCTGTTCTTCCTCCTACCCGACATGCTGTCGTTCACCATCCCCATGGCCACCCTCATGGGCGTTTTAGCCGGGATGAGCCGCCTGAGCTCGGATTCCGAAATCGTGGCCTTCCGGACCATGGGCATCCACAACCGCAAGATACTGAAGCCGGTGCTGTTGTTCTCGCTCGGCACCTGGCTGGTCTCTTCGTGGCTGCTCATGTTCCTGGCTCCCGAAACCAACTACCGTTTCAACAAGCTGTATACCGAGGTGGTGCTCTCGCAGACCATC from Candidatus Aminicenantes bacterium includes the following:
- a CDS encoding site-2 protease family protein — its product is MDDLKTNPFKKYAVNFLLFFLTLLATLVIGVQYHISYHSLTLPAGSGFFTFLWRHPAAWLWGFAYSFSLLGILLVHELGHFFACRFHRIEATLPFFIPAPTLIGTFGAFIKIKSPFSSKKALFDVGLAGPLAGFLAALPVIFAGISLSRIVPKESLPAGISLGEPLIFKLITWLVLGPAAARQDILVHPMAFAGWFGLLATAFNLFPIGQLDGGHILHALVGKKSYHAGVASIVIIVVLGIFCWQGWLFWALIVTMVGLRHPPIYDDEKIDTKRKILAGLALLIFVLSFTPAPIVLAP
- a CDS encoding TIGR00266 family protein; the encoded protein is MKAHEIGYQIYGDDMQVVEVELDPGETVVAEAGAMNWMEDGITFETKLGDGSKPEAGLLDKLLQAAKRTMTGESIFMTHFSNSGSTKKRVAFAAPYPGKIVPIDLAAQGGELLCQKDAFLCAALGIGINIAFTKRFGAGLFGGEGFILQRLQGDGMVFVHAGGTIIEKELNNETIRVDTGCIVAFTPALDYDIEMAGNLKSMFFGGEGLFLATLKGRGKLYLQTLPFSRLADRIISASKVGLGRQKDEGSVLGSLGKIIGGK
- a CDS encoding tyrosine recombinase XerC, with the protein product METELGNIDNYLAYLREIKKYSAHTVKAYGIDIRQFCRYFSENKLPVNANTIRDFLASVFSQRKNKATLARKIYAVKSFYAYLVRTGVLKSNPLEGTGTPKLDRKIPQILTEGEMMEFLDALPEKNFLQLRNKALFEFLYATGLRISELTELKIIDVHFGERLVRVMGKGKKERLVPFHEQAAGVLTRYLQCLRSDKRYQGERVFVNARGGALSQRSVERILPQVYRLLSGSQRPIYPHLLRHSFATHLLQRGANLRVIQELLGHANLATTEKYTTLNFGDLLKTYKKFHPRENP
- a CDS encoding peptidoglycan DD-metalloendopeptidase family protein; the encoded protein is MKRTLITMAVAWALIFSSSQEKLRDINLEIQKLTDQLAASRQEKASILNDIYTLELEMDVAAIEVNKLNLLLSDTQEKIDLKQKEEAELREKVARSQENVKRILRVLYKMGELGYVKLFIQIGNLDQLFRNYRLIVALMEDRVIEIKTIRQGIARLQKIKAELKTELDRLSGLKGEKAAKLGRLNRLKQDKLAVISRINRQRDLNAQLLEELKEEEAKLTDFLNQKSGSLAADKVNFASRRGKLAWPLQGDIISAFGKKKSSRFNTYTFNNGIEIKPLHGDEIKAVHGGEIIFCDYFKGYGNLLIIQHPGNFHSLYGHCEKFFKKQGDPVEPGETIALAGNSGSLYGKSLYFEIRQSLKPQDPLSWLEKK
- a CDS encoding YfhL family 4Fe-4S dicluster ferredoxin, whose translation is MALTINDTCISCGACEAVCPTSAISQGDQFYVIDASKCVECKGHFDEPQCASVCPTDSCVK
- a CDS encoding lysylphosphatidylglycerol synthase transmembrane domain-containing protein; this translates as MKRKWLFFLLKFVFGFGLLFYLVFFSAKPREIIVVFSHAFWPMALLAFSLHSLGLYFSAKRWKLILDEKGGGFSFWQLIQSLLVGTFFNHFLPTRFGGDVVRIRDTRHIEQGLTASLAVVVYERMSGIVALLLMAMFSSFLKIGFIKELPLLYVSLLVSMAGIAVLWLAWKILPRGFLAGIGCRRPWLQNVLLKLDMFHGIILDFLQHKRLSQKVFGWAFILQLNVVVHYFFIGQALKMTRIPFLDYFFSIPILLFILSFPVSINGIGVRDFFLIKLFVYYGYPASYAIAFSMLDVAFNLLLGIVGGLIYIFRKK
- a CDS encoding divergent polysaccharide deacetylase family protein, whose translation is MKSKKKSSSHAAPRAAAISFIIFIVVALATVVLLEFLDYRAGRYSLIFTKVIPLRQALGTSDKFDREWTETLVRDKVEFDFFKDREGIVHFKIKVADANYLPLAKELHQLVEKYRGLSRLSEVQGMKEQTIYLYQVRFDRQLTHVILLSRNFAKAAEGPAKVEAPAAAVKASATSKSPRLALIIDDVGYTDSLAEQLRDLNIPLTAAVIPSAPYALGQAERIHAYGLEEIIHLPMQPQDPANHHPRDEFVLSDSSPAEIAALIENAQAMVPYARGMNNHMGSLITSDPEAMQRVLELVKKTGLFFIDSKTTYETVAFALARRMQIKTAIRDIFLDDEQNYMYTSNQIKNLVELARKNGHALAIGHPFASTLAALRDAVPWLKQQKVGIVFASHLLE